In uncultured Cohaesibacter sp., a genomic segment contains:
- the cysE gene encoding serine O-acetyltransferase, with amino-acid sequence MVEASLSHSAYTQPSVIDPVWERVRAEAETIVRTEPVLSSFIYSTILSHKRLENTVIHRIVDRLHNPAMDSEAIRQAYREACEADPFIAEAMRADIRAVADRDPACERFVDPILYFKGFHAIQTHRLANWLYNNGRKDFAFYLQSVSSQVYQVDIHPRVSFGKGIFFDHATGIVIGETAVLEDDVSILQGVTLGGTGKEDGDRHPKIRRGVLIGAGAKVLGNIEIGNCSRVASGSVVLKAVPNNTTVAGVPAKVVGQAGCAEPAISMDQILRDTD; translated from the coding sequence ATGGTAGAGGCAAGCCTTAGCCACAGCGCTTACACACAGCCCAGCGTCATTGACCCTGTTTGGGAGCGCGTGCGTGCGGAAGCCGAGACTATTGTGCGCACCGAGCCGGTGCTTAGCAGTTTCATCTATTCAACGATTCTCAGCCACAAGCGGCTGGAAAACACGGTCATTCATCGCATTGTCGACCGCTTGCACAATCCTGCAATGGATTCGGAAGCGATCCGCCAGGCCTATCGCGAGGCTTGCGAGGCTGATCCGTTCATTGCCGAAGCGATGCGCGCCGACATCCGGGCGGTTGCCGATCGTGACCCGGCCTGCGAGCGGTTTGTCGATCCCATCCTCTATTTCAAGGGCTTCCATGCGATCCAGACCCACCGTCTGGCCAATTGGCTCTACAACAACGGCCGCAAGGATTTCGCCTTCTATCTGCAGAGCGTGAGCTCTCAGGTCTATCAGGTCGACATTCACCCGCGGGTGTCCTTCGGCAAGGGCATCTTCTTTGACCATGCGACCGGGATCGTTATCGGTGAAACCGCGGTTCTGGAGGATGATGTCTCTATCCTTCAGGGTGTTACACTGGGTGGTACGGGCAAGGAGGACGGAGATCGTCATCCGAAGATCCGCCGCGGCGTGCTGATCGGTGCCGGTGCCAAGGTGCTGGGCAATATCGAGATCGGCAACTGCTCCCGCGTGGCTTCCGGCTCTGTGGTGCTCAAGGCCGTGCCGAACAACACCACGGTGGCAGGGGTTCCTGCAAAGGTGGTCGGACAGGCCGGATGTGCCGAGCCAGCCATCAGCATGGATCAGATTCTTCGGGACACGGATTGA
- a CDS encoding DUF3126 family protein, giving the protein MDKTELAKLQAFMRKTLQSANLEVRARPRKDDSAEVYVEDEFVGVLFRDEEDGDLSYNFSMAILDYDLEEA; this is encoded by the coding sequence TTGGACAAGACCGAACTGGCAAAACTTCAAGCTTTCATGCGCAAGACCCTTCAGTCTGCCAACCTCGAAGTGCGAGCTCGTCCGCGCAAGGACGATTCTGCCGAGGTCTATGTAGAAGATGAGTTTGTCGGCGTGCTGTTCCGCGATGAGGAAGATGGTGATTTGTCCTACAACTTCTCCATGGCGATTCTCGATTACGACCTGGAAGAAGCCTGA
- a CDS encoding gamma carbonic anhydrase family protein, translating to MTLYQLGEFKPSVPEEGSYWVAPNASLIGKVILGQDASVWFGAVLRGDNEPLTIGDRSNIQEGSTLHTDMGAPLTIGTDCTIGHNVILHGCTIGDNSLIGMGAVVLNHAKIGRNCLIGAKALIPEGKVIPDNSLVMGMPGKVVRTLDEEAIDRLRRSAANYVLNWKRFAAELKPL from the coding sequence GTGACCCTTTATCAACTCGGAGAGTTCAAGCCAAGCGTGCCAGAGGAGGGTTCCTATTGGGTGGCACCCAACGCCAGCCTCATCGGCAAGGTCATTCTCGGTCAGGACGCCAGCGTATGGTTTGGTGCAGTCCTCAGAGGGGACAATGAGCCACTGACGATTGGCGACCGGAGCAATATTCAGGAGGGCAGCACCCTGCACACCGATATGGGAGCGCCTCTGACCATTGGCACCGACTGCACCATCGGTCACAACGTGATCCTGCATGGCTGCACGATTGGTGACAATTCTCTGATCGGCATGGGAGCGGTGGTGCTGAACCATGCCAAAATCGGCCGTAATTGCCTCATTGGTGCCAAGGCGCTCATTCCAGAGGGCAAGGTCATTCCGGACAACTCGCTGGTCATGGGAATGCCCGGCAAGGTGGTGCGGACGCTCGATGAAGAGGCGATCGACAGGTTGCGTCGCTCGGCTGCCAATTATGTGCTCAACTGGAAACGCTTCGCGGCGGAGCTGAAGCCGCTCTGA
- a CDS encoding transglutaminase-like cysteine peptidase — translation MKKRIWGFAFFSLACLAMPWEAAAASYSPFMTITGQTSAPIGHVNFCRNYPSECNLSFNSDQAVKLSKASWTKLIEINTYVNDSVRPETDEEQYKTEELWTYPGAAGDCEDFALLKRRMLIKAGWPTTALLITVVKEKNGNGHAVLTVRTDRGDLILDNQDPRILPWDKTPYHYIKRQAALHPSQWTAIADTR, via the coding sequence ATGAAGAAACGCATTTGGGGATTTGCTTTTTTCAGCCTTGCCTGCCTTGCCATGCCTTGGGAAGCGGCGGCTGCCAGTTACTCACCATTCATGACCATCACGGGCCAGACGTCGGCTCCGATCGGGCATGTCAACTTCTGCCGGAACTATCCGTCAGAATGCAATCTTTCATTCAATTCGGATCAGGCCGTGAAGCTGTCCAAGGCGAGCTGGACCAAGCTGATTGAGATCAACACCTATGTGAATGACTCTGTCCGTCCGGAGACGGACGAGGAACAATACAAAACGGAAGAGCTGTGGACCTATCCGGGAGCAGCAGGCGACTGCGAAGATTTCGCCCTGCTCAAACGGCGCATGCTCATCAAGGCCGGTTGGCCTACCACCGCACTTCTCATCACGGTCGTCAAGGAAAAGAACGGCAATGGCCATGCAGTTCTGACCGTGCGCACGGATAGGGGCGATCTCATCTTGGACAACCAGGATCCGCGGATCCTGCCATGGGACAAAACCCCCTATCACTACATCAAGCGCCAGGCTGCGCTTCACCCCTCACAGTGGACTGCCATTGCTGACACTCGCTAA
- a CDS encoding PilZ domain-containing protein, translating to MSAIARKSVLPRITERRRHQRVKVNLLGRFMLENKTEYPCQVINMSPGGMAMITPIRGEIGERVIAYIDHIGRIEGKIVRKIEGGFAVTIDATLRKRDKLASQLTWLANRHLLDLPEDRRHERRQPKHPITKLILADGSEHICRVLDLSLSGAAIKTTARPAVGKEVNIGKIRARVVRHLEDGLAVEFSAVQDSTAIDKNLR from the coding sequence ATGTCGGCAATAGCGAGAAAATCTGTTCTACCGCGCATTACCGAGCGCCGTCGTCATCAACGCGTGAAAGTGAACCTGCTGGGTCGTTTCATGCTTGAGAACAAGACAGAATATCCGTGCCAGGTCATCAACATGTCGCCGGGCGGCATGGCCATGATCACGCCGATCCGGGGTGAAATCGGTGAACGGGTGATTGCCTATATCGACCACATCGGCCGCATTGAAGGCAAGATCGTGCGCAAGATTGAGGGCGGCTTCGCCGTCACCATCGATGCAACCCTGCGCAAACGGGACAAACTGGCCTCTCAGCTCACATGGCTTGCCAATCGTCATCTTCTGGACCTGCCCGAAGATCGCCGCCATGAACGTCGCCAGCCGAAGCATCCGATCACCAAGCTGATCCTTGCTGATGGCTCGGAACATATCTGCCGCGTGCTCGACCTTTCCCTTTCCGGTGCTGCCATCAAGACCACCGCCCGCCCGGCCGTTGGCAAGGAAGTCAATATCGGCAAGATCCGTGCCCGCGTGGTTCGTCATCTGGAAGATGGCCTGGCTGTCGAATTCTCAGCCGTTCAGGACAGCACCGCGATCGACAAGAACCTGCGATAG
- a CDS encoding PAS domain-containing protein has protein sequence MKHQVTRELFSYWDGLRGGRTAPERSDIDPAEIHQILGDTFILEYDNENSLTFRLAGTRLCGSFCRELKGRNFYDLWSTEDLSSMKLLLTAVVEDEAAAVIGFKGKTERNQELEFEAILLPLRHYGQPKSRLLGAASPVDMPYWIGIWPVRELSISSMRLIWPDERPAFMRSLEQPPKAQHNFGLTPTTSMLSPAVGHAPIRPERRIGHLTVIEGGRSD, from the coding sequence ATGAAACATCAGGTAACGCGCGAACTGTTTTCCTATTGGGATGGACTGAGAGGCGGACGAACTGCTCCTGAGCGCAGCGATATCGACCCGGCTGAAATTCACCAGATCCTCGGTGACACCTTCATTCTGGAATATGACAACGAAAACAGTCTGACCTTCCGTCTGGCAGGCACCCGCCTGTGTGGCTCCTTCTGCCGCGAACTCAAGGGCCGCAACTTCTACGATCTGTGGAGCACGGAAGATCTTTCGAGCATGAAGCTGTTGCTGACTGCCGTTGTCGAAGACGAGGCCGCAGCCGTCATCGGGTTCAAGGGCAAGACCGAGCGCAATCAGGAACTGGAGTTCGAAGCGATCCTGCTGCCATTGCGCCACTATGGCCAGCCCAAAAGCCGGTTGCTTGGCGCTGCCAGCCCCGTCGACATGCCATACTGGATCGGCATCTGGCCAGTACGGGAGCTTTCCATTTCCTCCATGCGCCTGATCTGGCCTGATGAACGCCCTGCCTTCATGCGGTCTCTGGAACAGCCCCCCAAAGCCCAGCACAACTTCGGCCTCACCCCGACCACATCGATGTTGTCCCCTGCCGTCGGCCACGCCCCTATCAGGCCGGAGCGCCGCATCGGCCATCTGACGGTCATAGAAGGCGGTCGCAGCGACTGA
- a CDS encoding rhomboid family intramembrane serine protease, whose translation MALQPRGSWHMPPGMKPPREPMFNLPTPVLVLAGVMIAIQAAQSYFLSLDQREFLLLTFAFLPARYGAAAQVFSFPGGVLGDIWTFVTYAFLHGGWVHVLMNVVWMMIFATVIVRRIGTLNFALFFVITAAAGALVHLLIHFGSQSPLVGVSAVLSGAMAASARFAFSSGMGFSGLQGINRYPCQSLSELRRNSQAMGFIGIWLVLNLVFGVFSILGGGASIAWEAHLGGFIAGLLVFPYLDPYSRPPRKPKPPRQDPPKKRPDHLKVIK comes from the coding sequence ATGGCTTTGCAACCGCGTGGTTCATGGCACATGCCTCCGGGCATGAAGCCTCCAAGAGAGCCGATGTTCAATTTGCCGACCCCGGTTCTGGTTCTGGCGGGCGTCATGATTGCCATTCAGGCTGCGCAATCCTATTTCCTTTCGCTTGATCAAAGGGAATTCTTGCTGCTGACCTTTGCCTTTCTGCCAGCCCGTTATGGTGCGGCGGCTCAGGTCTTTTCATTCCCCGGCGGCGTGCTGGGTGACATCTGGACATTCGTTACCTATGCCTTCCTGCATGGGGGATGGGTGCATGTGTTGATGAATGTCGTCTGGATGATGATCTTTGCGACGGTGATCGTCCGACGCATTGGCACGCTCAACTTCGCCTTGTTCTTTGTCATTACGGCTGCGGCGGGTGCTCTGGTGCATCTGCTCATCCATTTTGGCAGCCAGTCACCTCTGGTTGGCGTGTCGGCGGTGCTGTCCGGTGCCATGGCCGCTTCGGCGCGCTTTGCCTTCAGCAGCGGAATGGGCTTTTCCGGTCTGCAGGGGATCAATCGCTATCCCTGTCAGAGCCTTTCGGAGCTGCGGCGCAATTCCCAGGCCATGGGGTTTATCGGCATCTGGCTGGTGCTGAACCTGGTGTTCGGCGTCTTTTCGATTCTGGGCGGTGGGGCGTCCATCGCTTGGGAAGCCCATCTGGGCGGCTTCATCGCCGGATTGCTGGTCTTTCCCTATCTGGATCCCTATTCGCGGCCACCGCGCAAGCCGAAGCCGCCAAGGCAGGATCCTCCCAAGAAGCGGCCAGATCACCTTAAAGTGATCAAGTAG
- a CDS encoding CBS domain-containing protein, with translation MTIATILNQKGRDVFKTDPATTLVEVVKLLRDRGVGAILVAEGEKLCGILSERDIVRALSNHGGSALLRPASEFMTRDVMTCTEDETIVSVMSRMTTGRFRHMPVVKGRKIAGLVSIGDVVKFRIEETEREAEDMRAYIAAG, from the coding sequence ATGACGATTGCCACCATACTCAATCAAAAGGGACGAGACGTATTCAAGACCGATCCCGCCACCACACTGGTCGAGGTGGTCAAGTTGCTGCGTGACAGGGGCGTGGGTGCCATTCTTGTTGCCGAGGGCGAAAAACTGTGCGGCATTCTCTCGGAGCGCGATATCGTGCGTGCTCTCAGCAATCATGGTGGCTCGGCCTTGCTTCGGCCAGCCAGCGAGTTCATGACCAGGGATGTGATGACCTGCACCGAAGATGAAACGATCGTGTCGGTCATGTCGCGCATGACCACGGGCCGCTTCCGTCACATGCCGGTTGTCAAGGGCAGGAAGATTGCCGGGCTGGTGTCGATTGGTGACGTGGTGAAGTTCCGTATCGAGGAAACCGAACGCGAGGCCGAAGACATGCGCGCCTATATCGCGGCAGGCTAG
- the hisI gene encoding phosphoribosyl-AMP cyclohydrolase, translating to MPVIFSDQQGKSHDEIELGQAFLPKFDDKGLIACIVTDADSGDVVMFAYMNAESLGLTLQTREAHYWSRSRQELWHKGATSGNIQDVIELRTDCDQDAIWIKVRTRGATANCHQGYKSCFYRAATLEEDKARLTFKEDKPLFDPREVYKK from the coding sequence ATGCCCGTCATCTTTTCGGATCAACAGGGAAAAAGCCATGACGAGATCGAGCTGGGACAGGCCTTCCTGCCCAAATTCGATGACAAGGGCCTCATAGCCTGCATCGTGACCGACGCCGATAGCGGTGATGTGGTGATGTTCGCCTATATGAACGCTGAAAGCCTCGGCCTCACGTTGCAGACCCGCGAGGCCCACTATTGGAGCCGCTCGCGACAAGAGCTGTGGCACAAGGGCGCAACGAGCGGCAACATTCAGGATGTCATAGAACTGAGAACCGACTGCGATCAGGACGCGATCTGGATCAAGGTACGGACCCGCGGCGCGACGGCCAACTGCCATCAGGGCTACAAGTCATGCTTCTACCGCGCCGCCACGCTGGAGGAGGACAAGGCCAGACTGACCTTCAAGGAAGACAAGCCGCTGTTCGACCCCAGGGAAGTCTATAAGAAATAG
- the folE gene encoding GTP cyclohydrolase I FolE, whose protein sequence is MIVDPSNSAGEKAEEGQDNALKNNNNNQTQLQAVATPGDQAEDWALVKRPSRHEAEEAVRTLIKWIGDDPDREGLLDTPMRVVKAYEELYRGYREDPTEPLTRTFEEVNGYEDMVLLRDVEFFSACEHHMVPFVGKAHIAYYPSNGVVGLSKLARVVDTFARRLQTQESFTAQVIDTIEATLAPRGIALLVEAEHMCMTMRGVRKRGANTVTMRFTGVFQEDFEKQNRFLNLVGESR, encoded by the coding sequence ATGATTGTCGACCCCAGCAATTCCGCTGGCGAAAAGGCTGAAGAGGGGCAGGATAACGCCTTGAAAAACAACAACAACAACCAAACGCAGCTGCAAGCGGTAGCCACACCCGGCGATCAGGCAGAAGACTGGGCGCTGGTAAAGCGACCATCCCGCCACGAAGCCGAAGAGGCCGTGCGCACGCTGATCAAGTGGATCGGCGACGACCCGGATCGCGAAGGCCTGCTCGATACGCCAATGCGTGTCGTCAAAGCCTATGAAGAGCTTTACCGCGGTTACCGCGAAGACCCGACAGAGCCCCTCACCCGCACCTTTGAAGAAGTAAACGGCTATGAGGACATGGTGCTTCTGCGTGATGTCGAGTTCTTCTCCGCCTGCGAACACCACATGGTTCCCTTCGTCGGCAAGGCCCACATCGCCTACTATCCGTCCAACGGTGTGGTCGGCCTGTCAAAGCTCGCACGCGTGGTCGACACCTTTGCCCGCCGCCTGCAGACTCAGGAAAGCTTCACGGCGCAGGTCATTGATACCATCGAGGCCACCCTTGCCCCTCGCGGCATCGCGCTTCTGGTGGAAGCCGAACATATGTGCATGACCATGCGCGGGGTCCGCAAGCGCGGTGCCAATACCGTGACCATGCGCTTCACTGGCGTATTCCAGGAAGATTTCGAAAAGCAGAACCGCTTCCTCAATCTGGTGGGTGAGAGCCGCTAA
- a CDS encoding iron-sulfur cluster assembly scaffold protein, which translates to MLDDIYNQKILEFAGNIARLDRLERPHASARAHSKLCGSTIEVDLVVTDGKVSDYGQTVNACALGQAASSVVGRQIIGSDLAELRQLRETMRAMLKEEGAPPAGKWQDLQYLEPVRNYPARHASTLLVFDAIVDAFEQIEQAS; encoded by the coding sequence ATGCTGGACGACATTTATAATCAGAAGATTCTCGAATTTGCAGGCAATATCGCCCGCCTGGACCGATTGGAGCGGCCGCATGCTTCGGCCAGAGCGCACAGTAAACTGTGCGGCTCGACCATCGAGGTCGATCTCGTGGTGACGGACGGCAAGGTCAGTGACTATGGCCAGACGGTCAATGCCTGTGCCTTGGGGCAGGCTGCTTCCTCTGTCGTTGGGCGCCAGATCATCGGTTCGGACCTTGCCGAGTTGCGGCAGCTGCGCGAGACCATGCGCGCCATGCTGAAGGAGGAGGGGGCACCTCCTGCCGGAAAATGGCAAGACCTGCAGTATCTCGAGCCGGTCAGAAACTATCCGGCGCGCCATGCCTCCACGCTACTGGTGTTTGATGCCATCGTCGATGCGTTCGAGCAGATAGAACAGGCATCATGA
- the yidD gene encoding membrane protein insertion efficiency factor YidD, whose product MKYLAIGLIKLYQIFLSPFIGRACRYQPTCSRYTEEAIVRFGFWAGGWMGLARILRCHPFGHSGFDPVPLELPQGACWYKPWTYGLWGGDHIDPETRLDKRK is encoded by the coding sequence ATGAAATATCTCGCCATCGGGCTCATCAAGCTTTACCAGATTTTCCTGTCTCCCTTCATCGGGCGGGCCTGTCGCTATCAGCCGACCTGTTCGCGCTATACGGAGGAGGCCATCGTCCGGTTCGGCTTCTGGGCAGGGGGGTGGATGGGGCTTGCGCGCATCCTGCGTTGTCATCCATTCGGGCATAGCGGCTTTGATCCTGTGCCTCTAGAGTTGCCTCAGGGCGCGTGCTGGTATAAACCATGGACCTATGGCCTTTGGGGCGGCGATCACATCGATCCGGAGACTCGTCTGGATAAACGTAAATGA
- the thrS gene encoding threonine--tRNA ligase: MVNLTFPDGSVREFDDGVRGVDVAQGISKSLAKKAVAVKLNGELADLADPISSDAKIEIVTRTDEAALELIRHDAAHVMAEAVQELFPGTQVTIGPVIDNGFYYDFARNEPFTTEDLALIEKKMAEIIDRNAPFTKEVWSRDVAKKHFSDRGESYKVELVDAIPEGEDVKIYRQGSWLDLCRGPHMASTGQIGKAFKLMKVAGAYWRGDSNNAMLSRIYGTAWATEQDLKDHLTRLEEAEKRDHRKLGREMDLFHFQEEAPGSIFWHEKGWTLFQSMIAYMRRRQKSWGYKEVNSPDIMDKSLWEQSGHWDKFGENMYTTQTPDERVFCCKPMNCPGHVQIFKNGLKSYRDLPLQIAEFGKVHRYEPSGALHGMMRVRHFTQDDAHAFCAEDQITEVCVAMHQQIMSIYHDFGFTDIRVKFSDRPEKRVGSDAVWDAAEEALKKAIDAAGQEWTLNPGEGAFYGPKLEYVLRDAIGRDWQCGTVQVDLNLPGRLGAFYIDTEGNKVHPVMIHRALFGSLERFCGILIEHYAGHFPLWLAPLQVVVATITSEADDYAREVAAKLTKAGLNVETDLRNEKINYKVREHSLAKVPALLVVGKKEAEENGVSIRRLGSNNQVSMSLADAIASLVDEAIAPDLRRAMEADKIEAAE; encoded by the coding sequence ATGGTCAATCTGACTTTCCCCGATGGATCTGTTCGTGAATTTGACGATGGCGTCCGTGGCGTCGACGTCGCACAGGGCATTTCCAAATCTCTGGCAAAAAAAGCCGTGGCTGTAAAGCTGAATGGCGAGTTGGCCGATCTGGCCGATCCGATCTCCAGCGATGCCAAAATCGAAATCGTGACGCGCACCGATGAAGCTGCGCTGGAATTGATCCGCCACGATGCTGCCCATGTGATGGCTGAAGCCGTGCAGGAACTGTTTCCTGGCACCCAGGTCACCATCGGGCCGGTTATCGACAATGGATTCTATTACGACTTTGCACGCAATGAACCCTTCACGACCGAAGATCTCGCCCTGATCGAAAAGAAGATGGCTGAGATCATCGATCGCAACGCACCCTTTACCAAGGAAGTGTGGAGTCGGGATGTTGCCAAGAAGCATTTCTCCGACAGGGGTGAAAGCTACAAGGTTGAACTGGTCGACGCGATCCCGGAAGGGGAAGACGTCAAGATCTATCGTCAGGGCAGCTGGCTCGATCTGTGCCGTGGCCCGCACATGGCTTCGACCGGCCAGATCGGCAAGGCCTTCAAGCTGATGAAGGTTGCCGGTGCCTATTGGCGCGGCGATTCCAACAATGCCATGCTGAGCCGTATCTATGGCACGGCCTGGGCAACGGAGCAGGATCTGAAGGATCACCTGACCCGTCTGGAAGAAGCTGAAAAACGCGATCACCGCAAGCTCGGCCGTGAAATGGACCTGTTCCACTTCCAGGAAGAGGCTCCGGGTTCCATTTTCTGGCACGAAAAGGGGTGGACCCTGTTCCAGTCGATGATCGCCTATATGCGGCGGCGTCAGAAGAGCTGGGGCTACAAGGAAGTCAACAGCCCTGACATCATGGACAAGTCCTTGTGGGAGCAATCCGGTCATTGGGACAAGTTTGGTGAGAATATGTACACCACCCAGACCCCGGACGAGCGGGTCTTCTGCTGCAAGCCGATGAACTGCCCGGGTCATGTTCAGATCTTCAAGAATGGTCTCAAATCCTATCGTGATCTGCCGCTGCAGATTGCCGAGTTTGGCAAGGTTCATCGCTATGAGCCTTCCGGGGCTCTGCATGGCATGATGCGCGTGCGTCACTTCACGCAGGACGACGCCCATGCCTTCTGTGCCGAGGATCAGATCACCGAGGTCTGCGTGGCTATGCATCAGCAGATCATGTCGATCTATCATGACTTCGGCTTCACCGATATTCGCGTCAAATTCTCCGACCGTCCTGAAAAACGAGTTGGCTCCGACGCTGTCTGGGATGCTGCCGAAGAGGCCTTGAAAAAGGCCATTGATGCCGCCGGTCAGGAATGGACGCTGAACCCGGGTGAGGGTGCTTTCTATGGCCCGAAACTGGAGTATGTGCTGCGCGATGCCATTGGTCGTGACTGGCAGTGCGGTACGGTTCAGGTGGACCTCAACCTGCCGGGTCGTCTTGGTGCATTCTACATTGACACCGAAGGCAACAAGGTCCATCCGGTGATGATCCACCGCGCCCTGTTCGGATCGCTGGAACGCTTCTGCGGTATTTTGATCGAGCATTATGCCGGTCACTTCCCGCTGTGGCTTGCGCCGCTGCAGGTGGTTGTCGCGACCATTACGTCGGAAGCTGACGACTATGCTCGTGAAGTGGCAGCCAAGCTGACCAAGGCTGGCCTCAATGTCGAGACCGACCTCAGGAACGAGAAGATCAACTACAAGGTCCGCGAGCACTCGCTGGCCAAGGTTCCGGCCCTGCTTGTCGTCGGCAAGAAGGAAGCCGAGGAGAACGGAGTTTCCATCCGTCGTCTCGGGTCCAACAATCAGGTCTCCATGTCGCTTGCCGACGCGATCGCTTCGCTGGTTGATGAGGCCATCGCTCCGGACCTGCGTCGTGCCATGGAAGCCGACAAGATCGAAGCCGCTGAATAA